The window TCCATAAACGGCGTGAACTGGATGCGGTTGGGTCTTTCATTGACTTTCCTATCTCTTTACGCGATCGCTCAAGCCACTCCAAAAGCAGTTCGTTCATACTGACCCCCAACTCGGCCATCAGACGGACGTAGATATCATGATGCTGCAGACGCTCAAGATTCTCCCGCCTCTTTTTCATCTGGGCCTTATAGAGAGTTATCTGGTCTTCAACGATTTCAATGGAACGTTTCTTGTCTCCAAAGCCAAAGAAGACAAAGCGCATGAGAAAGGGATCCCTGAGAATCATATTTTTTTCGGGCAGGCGCTCCAGCCATTCAAGAAAGACCTGATTCCCCTTGTCGGTGATGGAGTACATTTTTCGGCTGGGCCCTTTTTGGCCATGATTCGCGTCTTCGATCATGGTCACGAGGCCTTCGTCCTTGAGCTTTTTCAGGTTGGGATAGATCTGACCATAGTTGATGGTCCACATGTGCCCGAATTGGTCTTCTATGGTTTTCTTGATTTGATAACCATGCATATCCCTGTATTGGAGCAATCCCAGGATTGAATATTTTAAAGACATATGCCTCCCGCTTGCGATGATAATATATACAAACTTTATATATACACAGTATATAGTATGATGAACTTTCCGGTCAATAGGAAATTTTGACTTTTTTCGCTATGGAAACACACACAGGATGCTTCTCTTACGAATCGGTTCTTGGCCGAATTCTGAGGGCTGCATTGCCGTGCCATGCCCGCCCCGAGGTCTTGGGGACATTCTGTGGTACCTGTGCAGCGAATTTGAATGGGTAAAGGTGGTAAAGAGGTATGCCCAGGCAGGCAAGACTGGATTATCCGGGGTCTCACCGTATTTGACAAATTCCTTGACATCTGTAGCCCGATGGCTACAATATCATGATCGAAATCTGCAAGACTGAAACTTTTGCCAAATGGATCGATGGGTTACAAGACATCCGTGCTCGTGCTCGTATCCTTGTGCGGATCGAAAGGTTAGCCGCAGGAAACCCAGAGGACGTAAAGCCAAAAGGTGATCATCCTATTGGCTGGCGGTGACAAAAAGGGCCGGTCTAAGGACATCAAAACCGCCTTTCGTCTATCTCATAATTTATAGGAGAAAACCCATGGCAAAGACAAAAACCAGCAAATACGATGTGGCAGAACACCTTCGTACCCCAGAGGAAATGGCGGCATACCTTGAAGCCTGCTTGGAAGAGGCGAATGGGGACGCCGCTTTTATCGCAAAAGCACTAGGAGATATTGCCCGTGCAAAGGGCATGACACAGGTGGCGCGTGACGCAGGTTTGTCCCGCGAAAGCCTTTACAAGGCCCTCTCAGGAGAACGCACCCCCGGGTTTGACACAATACTTAAGGTTGTTGGCGCTCTTGGCTTGAAACTACATGCAGAAGCTATTCATGTAAATGCCTAAATAGCCCAACATCACGCTGGTTGGGACGGCGAAGACCACCCCGCCCGACAGCTCCGCGGTAGCTGTATAAATAGCAGCAAACCCATGTGGGCGGCGGGACCTCTTTTAAAATTTTGAAAGAGCATCCCGCTGCCCACTTGAATTGCATAAAGGAGTAAACGAGCATGAATGCGATGGAAGCTGAACTTCAAAAGCTGAGAGAGGCGAGTGATATGGTGACCCTCTACGGTCCGGGTATCATTCGCGCGCTCATCATTCTGGTGGTTGGTCTGGTGCTTGCCAAACTGATCCTGAAGTACGCCAGACTGATCCTTCGAAGATTGAACCTGAAGGAGGCCACCCTTTCGGTAGTGGTCAATGTCCTCTTTATCCTGATCGTCACTCTTTTTGTGGCCATGGCCGCACGATTCCTCGGTCTGGAGGCCATGGTGATCGGACGCGTTATCATCGCCGTTTCACTGATCCTCATCGGTCTTGTGGTCATCTTCAGACCGCTGATGCCTACCCTTCCCTTCAAGGTGGGAAATACCATCAAGACCGGTACGCTTCTTGGGAAAGTAGAGGGCACGACCCTCATGAATACGCGCATCCGGACCTTTGACGGCAAGACCGTATTCGTTCCCCACAGCAAGGTGCTCAACGATTATCTGATCAACTATCATCTCATCCCCAATCGGCAGATCAGGATCGATTTCCCCATCGGATATGGAGAGGACCTCCTCAAGGCCAAGGCGGTTCTGTCGGAGATCCTGGCGGAAGATCCGAGAATCCTCAAGGCCCCGCCCGCCAGGGTTTTTGTCATCGACCTGACCGTGGGGGGTGTACAACTGGCCGCCTGGTCCTGGGTCAAAAACATCGATTACTGGCGCACGCGTTGCGACCTGCTTGAAAAGATCAAATTCCGTTTCGACCATGAAGGGATCGGTTTCGCCATGCCGAGACGTCTCGTTCATATCCAGGGGGCTTCAGAGGACCGCATGGAGGTGGAGGACCTGGTCGGTTGAAGGCAGAGAAAACCGCTGACGAGCGTTGCCAACGGGAAACCTCAAACGACCGGTACGCAAGAAATATCCAGTAACGAGTATCCGTTATTCAATAATAAGCATCATATGAGGGATCAGAAAATGGATTTGAAAGAAGCAATGAAAATGATCGCCAACGGATGGATTCAGAGACCCAAAGGATTCCGTGTGCGCTTCGAGCGACGACAGGGGGATCAATGGATCTCCGATACCTTCCCCTCCGAGGGGGAAGCGTTCCTCACCTCAGACGTCATGGCCTGGGAGCTGGCAAGGCGTTTTGCCGAGGCGACCGGGAAGGGGGGGACCGGAGAAGCTGAAGGGGACATTTCGAGCATCACCGTGGTTGACCACACCGGCAGCCCTGTTAATTTCTATGGCACGGATGCAATCCGTGTGCTCAACCCGAGGGTCCAGGCCTGAGGTAGGTTATGCGCATGCAGGCAGAGGAAAGATATGAGCGCCGTTACACCAACCTGAGCATTTGTTCCGGCAGGGCCAAAGAACTCTGACCCGGCCCTGAAAAGCCATGTTTTTTACGCTGGAATAAATGCCTTCGGAGACCGACGTCTTGGGGCGCCATCAGGACTAAAGCGGATAACCGCAACCAAAACGGCTGTGTGCTGTCCCGTCATTCCGGCATGCCCTTGGCCGGAATCCAGTCCGCCGTATTTCTGGATTCCGGCTGGAATCGTGCCGGAATGACGGAAGGCTAAGCGTGCAAAGGAAGGATGGCCATATTTTCTCGTTTTTCATGACAGAAGACCGGGGAATAAGGGCCTAAAAGGACGAACTAATAGTCACCCCCGTAAGAGCCGATCCCCGCGTAGGCTTCAGCATAGGCATTATGATAACTCCCTAAACCCCCATAGTAAAGGGCGAAATAAGTATAGTACAGATCGCCATAAGTCCACGCGTAATAGGCATTATCTGCAGCTAAACCGAACCAGTAATAGGCCTCATCCGCATAAGTCCAGGCATAATAGCCCCACCAATCTCCACTGGAAAGCCATGCATAATAACTGGCGTCATCGGCATATGCCTCAGCGTCAGCCATGTACAGATATGCATCGTACAGGGTCGCCGTGCTGTTGTAAAACAAAGCCTCCGTACTGAGCATCTGGCTATCCCCTTGAGAAGTGGCAGCGTACGTGGCGCTGACCGCTGCATCAAACAGGTTTCCGGCATGTGCCATGTTGAAGCCGATGCCCATCCCAAAGACGATCCCGATGAGCGCTATCTTCCCGATCGTTTTTTTACATCTCTGCCTTGCCATGTCCTTCCCTCCTCTGGTTCCAAAAAAACTTCATGGATCAATCATAATTTATTATATCCGATTTTTCCGACCGGAGCACCCCCTTTATTCTCTGACCTGCAACCCGCCTTGGAATGACGCCTCCACCCGCATGGCGGCTGGTCTCAGGAAGTCCCCGGAAATGGGCGAAAAGGAACCTTTCCCGGTCCATCATTAACGTGGTGGCTGAATATCAGGGGTCATCGCCATTATCTCAACAGTTCTGGCCTGCCACCAGGTAACGCCAAGCCCCTTGATCGGAGTTTCGGGTGGGAGTCCAGAAAGCGCTGATACTCTTCATCGGTCAATACAGCTTTCAAATCCTCCTTCAACTCCCAATCGCTTTCCTTCATCACCTTTCTCATGGTCTCTCGATTCGGAAGCGTCCCGTCAGGTTCCACAGGAAGCCTTTCGCGGATACGCCTGGCATGTTCCTCAAAAATAAGATCGACCTCCCGGCGTTTTTCACCGGGAAGATCATCCAGCCACGCCATCGGGTTCTGCCTTTTTGCGGGGGCCGATGTCGGGAAACGATCGGAGACGACCGGGGGCCGAGGCGCCCGGGCCGGCTGAACATTCACAATCTCATTCTCGAGAGCGGAGAGCTTTCCCACGATCACCCCCAGCTTTTGATCGAGTCGAGCAAGCTTTTCCAGGTGCGAACCCGGTGCTTCGGAAGAGGAACGAACGACAGGGAGTTGCTTTCGGAGGGTATCTTCGATGGCGCTGAGCCTCACTTCTATTCCCTTCATCTGTGTATTCAAGGTTTGCCTGATCTCTCCCATGTCATTGGGCGGGGTATCCGGAGGAAAGAACTTTAGCACCGCGACTACGGCCAAAAACGTAGCGAGAGCGTTTACAGCAATAATTTGCCAAGACTTCATAAATCATCCAAATAATTTCAGGTTGTTTAAATTAAAATTTAACCAATTATGGACGTTTTTCAAGGCCCTCTGTGGGGTAGCGGACATCTTCCGCAGTCCCGATTCCCTGGAGAAGATCTCCTGCACATGGCCTTTGGCCCATATTACAAAAATTTACCGAACTTGACCAGTATTGTCTACGGAAGTCTTGAAAAAACCTGATGCAGGAAGAAGAAGGGGCGCCGATGTTTTTATTCCTTTCTTTGAGGGTTGAACGGATTATGCGAATCATGTGACGCTGGCAACTATTTAACTTGAAAGGTAAAAAGATCAGTGAATGTGAAAGATGCATTATGCCAAGGAGATCTCGAAAGATATCGTAGGCGCCCTGCACCATATCGTGGTCAGGGGATTGACCTCCACCCGGTGGGATATCCTGAACGCCTCGGCCGTGATCCTGTCGCCGCTGTGGGATGCCTGCCTCCAATGTGCAGCATGCCGCGCTGTTTCTCTTGATAGATCCAAGGCGTCTGTTGTACATAGAAGGGGCGCTTCAGGTTCAATGAGACACAGCGCCGGGAAATAGCCCCACCCGAAGTCCGGTCCAGGAGCGGCCATGGGGTGGGAACATCCCAAGAAGAAATGAGAATTGTTTCAGCCGATGTTCTGGAAAAAAGCCGGGTCTAGGCTTTGAGGGTACCGGGCCGGAAGGGAGGGGCCCCTGCCGCATTGGCCGGCCAGATTTGCATGAGGGACGCAATATGACAAAAACCCATTTTATCACGCCACCGGAAGATCGGTATTTGGAAGACTACGTGGAAGGCGATGTCCACGAGTTCGGACCGATCTTTATCACGGAAAATGACATTATCGAGTTCGGCAAGAAGTTTGATCCGCAAGTTTTCCATACCGACCCGGTAAAAGCCAAAGAAACGGTTTACGGGGGGGTGATCGCCAGCGGTTGGCACACCTCCAGTCTGTTTATGCGGCTGTTTGTCGAGAACTACTTGGCAGGTAAGGCCAGCCTGGGTAGCCCGGGAGTGGACGAGCTCCGTTGGCTCAAACCGGTCCGGCCCGGTGACAGTCTGATGTTGCGTGTCACTGTTCATAAAGTGAAACCATCGACCACAAAGCCGGATCGGGGAGTGTTGTTCTCTTTTTGCGAAATGGTAAATCAAGAAAACGCAGTGGTGTCAACCATGATGGCCCTTAATTTGATCCGGTATCGCCACAGGTCCTGAGAGGGATGTCGGGGGCGAGACACTGCGTGAAAATCTGCAAAATGAAAGACGGGATAAAGGGGAATATCCTATGCCGATGC of the Deltaproteobacteria bacterium genome contains:
- a CDS encoding putative addiction module antidote protein, yielding MAKTKTSKYDVAEHLRTPEEMAAYLEACLEEANGDAAFIAKALGDIARAKGMTQVARDAGLSRESLYKALSGERTPGFDTILKVVGALGLKLHAEAIHVNA
- a CDS encoding PadR family transcriptional regulator, producing MSLKYSILGLLQYRDMHGYQIKKTIEDQFGHMWTINYGQIYPNLKKLKDEGLVTMIEDANHGQKGPSRKMYSITDKGNQVFLEWLERLPEKNMILRDPFLMRFVFFGFGDKKRSIEIVEDQITLYKAQMKKRRENLERLQHHDIYVRLMAELGVSMNELLLEWLERSRKEIGKSMKDPTASSSRRLW
- a CDS encoding MaoC family dehydratase, whose protein sequence is MTKTHFITPPEDRYLEDYVEGDVHEFGPIFITENDIIEFGKKFDPQVFHTDPVKAKETVYGGVIASGWHTSSLFMRLFVENYLAGKASLGSPGVDELRWLKPVRPGDSLMLRVTVHKVKPSTTKPDRGVLFSFCEMVNQENAVVSTMMALNLIRYRHRS
- a CDS encoding mechanosensitive ion channel family protein, whose translation is MNAMEAELQKLREASDMVTLYGPGIIRALIILVVGLVLAKLILKYARLILRRLNLKEATLSVVVNVLFILIVTLFVAMAARFLGLEAMVIGRVIIAVSLILIGLVVIFRPLMPTLPFKVGNTIKTGTLLGKVEGTTLMNTRIRTFDGKTVFVPHSKVLNDYLINYHLIPNRQIRIDFPIGYGEDLLKAKAVLSEILAEDPRILKAPPARVFVIDLTVGGVQLAAWSWVKNIDYWRTRCDLLEKIKFRFDHEGIGFAMPRRLVHIQGASEDRMEVEDLVG